From Parasteatoda tepidariorum isolate YZ-2023 chromosome 1, CAS_Ptep_4.0, whole genome shotgun sequence, one genomic window encodes:
- the LOC139426375 gene encoding piggyBac transposable element-derived protein 4-like — translation MSNRRELLEKLKNIGEECSDIESDATNWELSSEDESDYIQSETSDAEEAITSDENESVINVSRRRCKVLSISDSDEEAKNTFQETKTAADRTVWLKFDKGGIPGRLKSTCVFKGVKGPTGYAKKNIMADNLVSAFSLIIDNYIIEHMKNCTEEEGRRILGNDWTTTLPETRAFIGILYARGDYEAKNLKVSYLWSAKWSPEFFRRTMTRDKLKQILRFIRFDKKTERSRRLQTNKFALVLEIWGKFIENSQACYQPGQNITVDEQLFPTKARCKFIQYMPNKPNKFSIKFWLASDVSSKYVLNSFPYLEKDEQRPSSMLLSEHVVLKLVEPYTSCGRNITTDNFFTSMSLATKLLAKKKTLVGTIRGYKRELPKAAKQTKDSMPRFSTLLYKSQHYVLTIYKSKPNKRVAVLSSRHKFVKIDKSNKKMLPDSIQFYNKTKFGVDMADQMARKYTVKSSSRRWPLQIFFNILDLAVINAWILYKEATGMQIQRKQFLFQLAKQLPTDYRTARQKNSSEHGDPQRSTATSSNTTYSDKRKICQVRFCHKNKINNICEKCQKYVCVRCTHKMISTFICLKCTSNE, via the coding sequence ATGTCGAATAGAAGAGAGTTATTGGAAAAGCTAAAGAACATAGGTGAAGAGTGTTCCGATATAGAATCAGATGCAACAAATTGGGAACTATCATCTGAAGATGAATCGGATTACATTCAAAGTGAGACATCTGATGCTGAAGAGGCGATCACCAGCGATGAAAATGAAAGTGTCATCAATGTGTCCAGGAGAAGGTGTAAGGTGCTAAGTATTTCAGACTCTGATGAAGAAGCTAAAAACACCTTTCAAGAGACCAAAACAGCTGCCGATCGTACTGTGTGGTTAAAATTTGACAAAGGTGGAATTCCTGGAAGGTTAAAATCTACTTGTGTTTTCAAGGGTGTGAAAGGTCCAACAGGCTAcgcaaaaaagaacattatgGCAGATAATCTTGTCAGTGCATTCTCGTTGATAATAGATAACTATATTATCGAACATATGAAAAACTGCACAGAAGAAGAAGGCCGCCGAATTTTGGGGAATGATTGGACAACAACATTACCGGAAACCCGTGCATTTATTGGGATTTTATATGCTCGTGGAGACTACgaggcaaaaaatttaaaagttagttaTTTATGGTCAGCAAAGTGGAGTCCCGAATTTTTTAGAAGAACTATGACCAGAGATAAGTTGAAGCAAATCCTACGATTTATTCGTTTTGACAAAAAAACCGAAAGAAGTAGGCGTCtccaaacaaataaatttgccTTGGTTTTGGAAATATGGGgcaaattcattgaaaatagtCAAGCTTGTTATCAACCAGGGCAAAATATAACAGTTGACGAGCAATTATTTCCGACTAAAGCCAGGTGCAAGTTTATACAGTATATGCCTAATAAACCCAACAAATTTAGCATCAAATTCTGGCTTGCATCAGATGTTAGTAGCAAGTACGTTTTGAATAGTTTTCCTTATTTGGAAAAAGATGAACAACGACCATCGTCAATGCTTCTCAGTGAACACGTTGTTCTGAAACTTGTCGAGCCATATACAAGCTGCGGAAGGAATATCACGACCGATAACTTTTTCACTAGCATGTCACTCGCGACGAAATTAttggccaaaaaaaaaacactagttGGAACTATTAGAGGATATAAAAGAGAACTACCCAAAGCAGCCAAACAAACGAAGGATAGCATGCCTCGTTTTTCCACTCTCCTATATAAATCACAACATTATGTCCttacaatatataaaagcaaACCGAATAAGAGAGTAGCTGTTCTAAGTTCCAGgcataaatttgtgaaaattgataaaagtaataaaaaaatgttaccggactctattcaattttataacaaaacaaaatttggagTTGATATGGCGGATCAAATGGCCAgaaaatatacagtaaaatcTAGTTCTCGTAGATGGCCCctccaaatatttttcaatattttagatttgGCTGTTATAAATGCTTGGATCCTTTACAAAGAAGCGACAGGAATGCAAATACAACGAAAACAGTTCTTGTTTCAATTAGCAAAACAGCTTCCCACCGATTACAGAACTGCAAGGCAGAAAAATTCATCAGAACATGGAGACCCACAAAGATCAACTGCAACATCATCAAATACAACATATTCTGACAAACGCAAAATTTGTCAAGTACGATTTTgccacaaaaacaaaataaataatatatgtgaaaaatgtcaaaagtaTGTTTGTGTAAGATGTACACATAAAATGATTTCCActttcatttgcttaaaatgtacaagtaatgaataa